One region of Mycteria americana isolate JAX WOST 10 ecotype Jacksonville Zoo and Gardens chromosome 17, USCA_MyAme_1.0, whole genome shotgun sequence genomic DNA includes:
- the BARHL1 gene encoding barH-like 1 homeobox protein: protein MEGSTGFGIDSILSHRAGSPAVPKGDPLVGDGRSPLELSPRSEGSSGCPSPRSPGRECLEAAVPRPGLDAHLQPGQVSAPSQSRTVTSSFLIRDILADCKPLAACAPYSSTNGPHGGQEPAGRIPTKPGEDFREKMEKNTSSSSSDSEYKVKEEGDREISSSRDSPPVRLKKPRKARTAFTDHQLAQLERSFERQKYLSVQDRMELAASLNLTDTQVKTWYQNRRTKWKRQTAVGLELLAEAGNYSALQRMFPSPYFYPQSLVSNLDPGAALYLYRGPSAPPPALQRPLVPRILIHGLQGGSEPPPPLPPLPGVLPRAAQPR, encoded by the exons ATGGAGGGCTCCACCGGGTTTGGGATCGACTCCATCCTCTCCCACCGAGCCGGCAGCCCGGCCGTGCCCAAGGGGGACCCGCTGGTGGGCGACGGCCGGTCCCCGCTGGAGCTGAGCCCCCGCTCGGAGGGCAGCAGCGGGTGCCCCTCGCCCCGCTCGCCGGGCCGCGAGTGCCTGGAGGCGGCGGTGCCGCGGCCGGGCCTGGATGCGCACCTCCAGCCGGGGCAGGTCTCGGCTCCCTCCCAGTCCCGGACCGtcacctcctccttcctcatcAGAGACATCCTGGCCGACTGCAAGCCCCTGGCCGCCTGCGCCCCTTACTCCAGCACCAATGGACCTCACGGCGGGCAGGAGCCGGCGGGCAGGATCCCCACCAAGCCCGGCGAGGACTTtagggagaaaatggaaaaaaacaccagcagctcctcctcgGACTCGGAGTACAAAG TGAAAGAAGAAGGGGACCGAGAGATCTCCAGCTCCCGGGACAGCCCCCCGGTGCGGCTGAAAAAGCCGCGCAAAGCCCGCACCGCCTTCACCGACCATCAGCTGGCCCAGCTGGAGCGCAGCTTCGAGAGGCAAAAATACCTGAGCGTGCAGGACAGGATGGAGCTGGCCGCTTCCCTCAACCTCACCGACACGCAGGTGAAAACGTGGTACCAGAACAGAAG GACCAAGTGGAAAAGGCAGACGGCGGTGGGCCTGGAGCTGCTGGCCGAGGCTGGCAACTACTCAGCCCTCCAGAGGATGTTCCCCTCGCCCTACTTCTACCCGCAGAGTTTGGTCTCCAACCTGGACCCCGGCGCCGCTCTCTACCTGTACCGCGGACCCAGCGCACCCCCCCCCGCCCTACAGAGACCCTTGGTGCCCCGCATCCTCATCCACGGACTGCAGGGCGGCagcgagcccccgccgcccctgcccccgctgcccggcgTCCTGCCCCGGGCCGCGCAGCCCCGGTGA